One window of the Chryseobacterium sp. CY350 genome contains the following:
- a CDS encoding M23 family metallopeptidase — MKRFLGSKKKVNILIAGLLMIVFAQSIFIAKLYSGKDDKNYEVNLVKINTEKDSVDYLKMKTDLGLVDQTVGQLNSFLKSKDIKSEKLMILDNDSISNSIYLAKQSNRYSQYLMDLQKKLQQVPLGMPTEGYISSNFGIRKNPIPFKTVYASVKPTASAKPTTVAASPKPEVKAEPYEKILELTDSYGNKREVKVMVTPKAKTEPVASVPSTSPQSAVAVASKTPVEKNNPPAEADQMQYHKGLDIAVPFGSDVIATAAGTVIFSGQKGGYGNCVIVSHGNGLATLYGHLSKLVAKTNDKVKVGQVIAKSGNSGRSTGPHLHYEVHKNNTPVNPKLFMNL, encoded by the coding sequence ATGAAGAGATTTTTAGGAAGCAAAAAGAAAGTAAACATCCTGATAGCAGGACTGTTAATGATCGTTTTTGCACAAAGTATTTTTATTGCTAAATTGTATTCTGGTAAAGATGATAAAAATTATGAAGTCAATCTGGTAAAAATAAATACAGAAAAAGACAGCGTAGATTATTTGAAAATGAAAACAGATCTGGGTTTGGTCGACCAAACGGTAGGACAGCTTAATTCGTTTTTAAAATCTAAAGACATTAAGAGCGAAAAATTGATGATTCTTGATAACGACAGTATATCAAACTCAATTTATCTTGCAAAACAATCCAACAGATATAGCCAATATTTGATGGATCTTCAGAAAAAACTGCAGCAGGTTCCTTTGGGAATGCCTACTGAGGGTTATATTTCATCAAATTTCGGAATCAGAAAAAATCCTATTCCGTTCAAAACGGTATATGCTTCTGTAAAACCAACCGCAAGTGCAAAACCGACAACAGTTGCAGCCAGCCCGAAACCTGAAGTAAAAGCTGAACCATACGAGAAAATTCTTGAATTAACCGACAGTTACGGTAACAAGCGCGAAGTAAAAGTGATGGTGACGCCAAAAGCGAAAACCGAACCAGTAGCTTCTGTGCCTTCCACTTCTCCTCAATCTGCTGTTGCTGTTGCATCAAAAACTCCGGTTGAGAAAAACAATCCGCCTGCTGAAGCTGATCAAATGCAGTATCACAAAGGTCTGGACATCGCCGTTCCTTTTGGATCAGATGTTATCGCAACCGCTGCGGGAACCGTTATCTTTTCAGGACAAAAAGGAGGTTACGGAAATTGTGTGATCGTTTCTCACGGAAATGGTTTGGCAACACTCTACGGACATTTATCAAAATTGGTTGCAAAGACAAATGATAAAGTAAAAGTGGGGCAAGTAATCGCAAAATCAGGCAATTCCGGTCGTTCTACAGGTCCGCATTTGCATTATGAGGTTCACAAAAACAATACTCCGGTAAATCCGAAGTTGTTTATGAATTTGTAA